One region of Callithrix jacchus isolate 240 chromosome 16, calJac240_pri, whole genome shotgun sequence genomic DNA includes:
- the CPSF1 gene encoding cleavage and polyadenylation specificity factor subunit 1 isoform X2 gives MYAVYKQAHPPTGLEFSMYCNFFNNSERNLVVAGTSQLYVYRLNRDAEALTKNDRSAEGKAHREKLELAASFSFFGNVMSMASVQLAGAKRDALLLSFKDAKLSVVEYDPGTHDLKTLSLHYFEEPELRDGFVQNVHTPRVRVDPDGRCAAMLVYGTRLVVLPFRRESLAEEHEGLVGEGQRSSFLPSYIIDVRALDEKLLNIIDLQFLHGYYEPTLLILFEPNQTWPGRVAVRQDTCSIVAISLNITQKVHPVIWSLTSLPFDCTQALAVPKPIGGVVIFAVNSLLYLNQSVPPYGVALNSLTTGTTAFPLRTQEGVRITLDCAQATFISYDKMVISLKGGEIYVLTLITDGMRSVRAFHFDKAAASVLTTSMVTMEPGYLFLGSRLGNSLLLKYTEKLQEPPASAVREAGDKEEPPSKKKRVDATAGWSAGGKSVPQDEVDEIEVYGSEAQSGTQLATYSFEVCDSILNIGPCANAAMGEPAFLSEEFQNSPEPDLEIVVCSGHGKNGALSVLQKSIRPQVVTTFELPGCYDMWTVIAPVRKEEEENPKGEGTEQEPSTPEADDDSRRHGFLILSREDSTMILQTGQEIMELDTSGFATQGPTVFAGNIGDNRYIVQVSPLGIRLLEGVNQLHFVPVDLGAPIVQCAVADPYVVIMSAEGHVTMFLLKSDSYGGRHHRLALHKPPLHHQSKVITLCLYRDLSGMFTTESRLGGARDELGGRSGSEAEGLGSETSPTVDDEEEMLYGDSGSLFSPSKEEVRRSSQPPADRDPAPFRAEPTHWCLLVRENGTMEIYQLPDWRLVFLVKNFPVGQRVLVDSSFGQPTTQGEARREEATRQGELPLVKEVLLVALGSRQSRPYLLVHVDQELLIYEAFPHDSQLSQGNLKVRFKKVPHNINFREKKPKPSKKKAEGGSTEEGAGARGRVARFRYFEDIYGYSGVFICGPSPHWLLVTGRGALRLHPMGIDGPVDSFAPFHNINCPRGFLYFNRQGELRISVLPAYLSYDAPWPVRKIPLRCTAHYVAYHVESKVYAVATSTNTPCTRIPRMTGEEKEFETIERDERYIHPQQEAFSIQLISPVSWEAIPNARIELQEWEHVTCMKTVSLRSEETVSGLKGYVAAGTCLMQGEEVTCRGRILIMDVIEVVPEPGQPLTKNKFKVLYEKEQKGPVTALCHCNGHLVSAIGQKIFLWSLRASELTGMAFIDTQLYIHQMISVKNFILAADVMKSISLLRYQEESKTLSLVSRDAKPLEVYSVDFMVDNAQLGFLVSDRDRNLMVYMYLPEAKESFGGMRLLRRADFHVGAHVNTFWRTPCRGATEGLSKKSVMWENKHITWFATLDGGIGLLLPMQEKTYRRLLMLQNALTTMLPHHAGLNPRAFRMLHVDRRTLQNAVRNVLDGELLNRYLYLSTMERSELAKKIGTTPDIILDDLLETDRVTAHF, from the exons GATGGGTTTGTGCAGAATGTACACACACCACGCGTGCGGGTGGACCCCGATGGGCGCTGCGCAGCCATGCTCGTCTACGGCACACGGCTGGTGGTCTTGCCCTTCCGCAGGGAGAGCCTGGCCGAGGAGCATGAGGGGCTCGTGGGTGAGGG GCAGAGGTCCAGCTTCCTGCCTAGCTATATCATCGACGTGCGGGCCCTGGACGAAAAGCTACTCAACATCATCGACCTGCAGTTCCTGCACGGCTACTACGAGCCCACCCTGCTCATCTTGTTCGAGCCCAACCAGACCTGGCCCGG GCGTGTAGCTGTGCGGCAGGACACGTGCTCCATCGTGGCCATCTCACTGAACATCACACAGAAGGTGCACCCTGTCATCTGGTCCCTCACCAGCCTGCCCTTTGACTGCACCCAGGCTCTGGCCGTGCCCAAGCCCATAG GTGGGGTGGTGATCTTTGCCGTCAACTCGCTGTTGTACCTGAACCAGAGTGTCCCCCCGTATGGTGTGGCTCTCAACAGCCTCACCACAGGCACCACGGCTTTCCCACTGC GCACCCAGGAGGGTGTGCGGATCACCCTGGACTGTGCCCAGGCCACCTTCATCTCCTACGACAAGATGGTCATCTCCCTCAAGGGCGGCGAGAT CTACGTGCTGACCCTCATCACTGATGGCATGCGCAGTGTCCGAGCGTTCCACTTTGACAAGGCGGCCGCCAGCGTCCTCACCACCAGC ATGGTCACCATGGAGCCTGGGTACCTGTTCCTGGGTTCTCGCCTGGGCAACTCCCTCCTCCTCAAGTACACAGAGAAGCTACAGGAGCCCCCAGCCAGTGCCGTACGCGAGGCTGGAGACAAG GAAGAGCCTCCTTCAAAGAAGAAGCGTGTGGATGCCACGGCTGGTTGGTCAG CTGGGGGCAAGTCGGTGCCACAAGACGAGGTGGACGAGATCGAAGTCTATGGCAGCGAGGCCCAGTCAGGCACACAGCTGGCCACCTACTCATTTGAg GTGTGTGACAGCATCCTTAACATCGGACCCTGTGCCAATGCCGCCATGGGCGAGCCTGCCTTTCTCTCTGAAGAG TTTCAGAACAGCCCTGAACCAGACCTGGAGATTGTGGTTTGCTCCGGCCACGGCAAGAACGGGGCTCTGTCCGTGCTGCAG AAGAGCATCCGGCCCCAGGTGGTGACAACCTTTGAGCTTCCAGGCTGCTATGACATGTGGACGGTCATCGCTCCGGTGCGTAAGGAGGAG GAGGAGAATCCCAAGGGGGAGGGCACAGAGCAGGAACCCAGCACCCCTGAAGCAGATGATGACAGCCGCAGACACGGATTCCTGATTCTGAGCCGGGAAGACTCAACCATG ATCCTGCAGACGGGGCAGGAGATCATGGAGTTGGACACCAGCGGCTTTGCCACGCAGGGCCCCACAGTCTTTGCTGGGAACATTGGGGACAACCGCTACATCGTCCAAGTGTCACCGCTGGGCATCCGCCTACTGGAAGGAG TGAATCAGCTGCACTTCGTCCCTGTGGACCTGGGCGCCCCCATCGTGCAGTGTGCTGTGGCCGACCCCTATGTGGTCATCATGAGCGCCGAGGGCCACGTCACCATGTTTCTGCTGAAGAGCGACTCCTACGGCGGCCGCCACCACCGCCTGGCCCTGCACAAGCCCCCGCTGCACCAT CAGTCCAAGGTGATCACGCTGTGCCTGTACCGAGACCTCAGCGGTATGTTCACCACAGAGAGCCGTCTGGGCGGGGCCCGTGACGAGCTGGGGGGCCGCAGCGGCTCGGAGGCCGAGGGTCTGGGCTCAGAGACGAG CCCCACAGTCGATGATGAGGAGGAGATGCTGTATGGGGATTCTGGCTCCCTCTTCAGCCCCAGCAAGGAGGAGGTCCGAAGAAGCAGCCAGCCCCCTGCTGACCGGGACCCTGCACCCTTCCGGGCAGAGCCCACCCACTGGTGCCTGCTGGTGCGGGAGAATGGCACCATGGAG ATCTACCAACTTCCTGACTGGCGGCTGGTGTTCCTGGTGAAGAACTTCCCTGTGGGGCAGCGGGTCCTTGTGGACAGTTCCTTTGGACAGCCCACCACACAGGGCGAAGCCCGCAGGGAGGAAGCCACACGCCAGGGGGAGCTGCCCCTGGTCAAGGAGGTGCTGCTGGTTGCTCTGGGCAGCCGCCAGAGCAGGCCCTACCTGCTG GTGCATGTGGACCAGGAGCTGCTTATCTATGAGGCCTTTCCCCATGACTCTCAACTCAGCCAGGGCAATCTCAAAGTCCGCTTTAAGAAG GTCCCTCACAACATCAACTTCCGTGAGAAGAAGCCGAAGCCGtcgaaaaagaaagcagaaggtgGCAGCACGGAGGAGGGGGCTGGGGCACGGGGCCGCGTGGCACGTTTCCGCTACTTCGAGGACATTTATGGCTATTCAGGG GTATTCATCTGCGGCCCCTCCCCTCACTGGCTCCTGGTGACCGGCCGAGGGGCACTGCGGCTGCACCCCATGGGTATTGACGGCCCTGTCGACTCTTTTGCTCCATTTCACAACATCAACTGTCCCCGTGGCTTCCTGTACTTCAACAGACAG GGTGAGCTGAGGATCAGTGTCCTGCCTGCCTACCTGTCCTATGACGCCCCGTGGCCTGTCAGGAAGATCCCGCTGCGCTGCACAGCCCACTATGTGGCTTACCATGTGGAGTCCAAG GTGTATGCTGTGGCCACCAGCACCAACACGCCGTGCACCCGCATCCCACGCATGACTGGCGAGGaaaaggaatttgagaccatcgaGAGAG ATGAGCGGTATATCCACCCCCAGCAGGAGGCCTTCTCCATCCAGCTCATCTCCCCGGTTAGCTGGGAGGCCATTCCCAATGCCAG GATCGAGCTGCAGGAGTGGGAGCATGTGACCTGCATGAAGACAGTGTCGCTGCGCAGTGAGGAGACTGTGTCAGGCCTCAAAGGCTACGTGGCCGCTGGGACCTGCCTCATGCAAGGCGAGGAAGTCACATGCCGAGGGCGG ATCTTGATCATGGATGTAATTGAGGTGGTGCCTGAGCCCGGCCAGCCCTTGACCAAGAACAAGTTCAAAGTCCTTTATGAGAAGGAGCAGAAGGGGCCAGTGACTGCCCTGTGCCACTGCAACGGCCACCTGGTGTCAGCCATCGGCCAGAAG atttTCCTGTGGAGCCTGCGGGCCAGCGAGCTGACAGGCATGGCCTTCATCGACACACAGCTTTACATCCACCAGATGATCAGCGTCAAGAACTTCATCCTGGCAGCCGATGTCATGAAGAGCATCTCGCTCCTGCGCTACCAGGAAGAGAGCAAGACGCTGAGCCTTGTGTCACGG GATGCCAAGCCCCTGGAGGTGTACAGCGTGGACTTCATGGTGGACAACGCCCAGCTGGGTTTTCTGG TGTCTGACCGGGACCGCAACctcatggtgtacatgtacctgCCCGAAG CCAAGGAGAGTTTTGGGGGCATGCGCCTCTTGCGCCGGGCAGACTTTCACGTGGGTGCCCATGTGAACACGTTCTGGAGGACCCCGTGCCGAGGGGCCACTGAGGGGCTCAGCAAAAAGTCGGTCATGTGGGAGAATAAGCACATCACGTGGTTTG CCACCCTGGACGGCGGCATCGGGCTGCTGCTACCCATGCAGGAGAAGACCTATCGGCGGCTGCTGATGCTGCAGAACGCGCTGACCACCATGTTGCCACACCATGCAGGCCTCAACCCCCGTGCCTTCCG GATGCTGCACGTGGACCGCCGCACACTCCAGAATGCCGTGCGCAATGTGCTGGATGGGGAGCTGCTCAACCGTTACCTGTACCTGAGCACCATGGAGCGCAGTGAGCTGGCCAAGAAGATTGGCACCACACCTGACATT ATCCTGGACGACTTGCTGGAGACAGACCGTGTCACTGCCCACTTCTAG
- the CPSF1 gene encoding cleavage and polyadenylation specificity factor subunit 1 isoform X3, protein MYAVYKQAHPPTGLEFSMYCNFFNNSERNLVVAGTSQLYVYRLNRDAEALTKNDRSAEGKAHREKLELAASFSFFGNVMSMASVQLAGAKRDALLLSFKDAKLSVVEYDPGTHDLKTLSLHYFEEPELRDGFVQNVHTPRVRVDPDGRCAAMLVYGTRLVVLPFRRESLAEEHEGLVGEGQRSSFLPSYIIDVRALDEKLLNIIDLQFLHGYYEPTLLILFEPNQTWPGRVAVRQDTCSIVAISLNITQKVHPVIWSLTSLPFDCTQALAVPKPIGGVVIFAVNSLLYLNQSVPPYGVALNSLTTGTTAFPLRTQEGVRITLDCAQATFISYDKMVISLKGGEIYVLTLITDGMRSVRAFHFDKAAASVLTTSMVTMEPGYLFLGSRLGNSLLLKYTEKLQEPPASAVREAGDKEEPPSKKKRVDATAGWSAGGKSVPQDEVDEIEVYGSEAQSGTQLATYSFEVCDSILNIGPCANAAMGEPAFLSEEFQNSPEPDLEIVVCSGHGKNGALSVLQKSIRPQVVTTFELPGCYDMWTVIAPVRKEEEENPKGEGTEQEPSTPEADDDSRRHGFLILSREDSTMILQTGQEIMELDTSGFATQGPTVFAGNIGDNRYIVQVSPLGIRLLEGVNQLHFVPVDLGAPIVQCAVADPYVVIMSAEGHVTMFLLKSDSYGGRHHRLALHKPPLHHQSKVITLCLYRDLSGMFTTESRLGGARDELGGRSGSEAEGLGSETSPTVDDEEEMLYGDSGSLFSPSKEEVRRSSQPPADRDPAPFRAEPTHWCLLVRENGTMEIYQLPDWRLVFLVKNFPVGQRVLVDSSFGQPTTQGEARREEATRQGELPLVKEVLLVALGSRQSRPYLLVHVDQELLIYEAFPHDSQLSQGNLKVRFKKVPHNINFREKKPKPSKKKAEGGSTEEGAGARGRVARFRYFEDIYGYSGVFICGPSPHWLLVTGRGALRLHPMGIDGPVDSFAPFHNINCPRGFLYFNRQGELRISVLPAYLSYDAPWPVRKIPLRCTAHYVAYHVESKVYAVATSTNTPCTRIPRMTGEEKEFETIERDERYIHPQQEAFSIQLISPVSWEAIPNARIELQEWEHVTCMKTVSLRSEETVSGLKGYVAAGTCLMQGEEVTCRGRILIMDVIEVVPEPGQPLTKNKFKVLYEKEQKGPVTALCHCNGHLVSAIGQKIFLWSLRASELTGMAFIDTQLYIHQMISVKNFILAADVMKSISLLRYQEESKTLSLVSRDAKPLEVYSVDFMVDNAQLGFLVSDRDRNLMVYMYLPEATLDGGIGLLLPMQEKTYRRLLMLQNALTTMLPHHAGLNPRAFRMLHVDRRTLQNAVRNVLDGELLNRYLYLSTMERSELAKKIGTTPDIILDDLLETDRVTAHF, encoded by the exons GATGGGTTTGTGCAGAATGTACACACACCACGCGTGCGGGTGGACCCCGATGGGCGCTGCGCAGCCATGCTCGTCTACGGCACACGGCTGGTGGTCTTGCCCTTCCGCAGGGAGAGCCTGGCCGAGGAGCATGAGGGGCTCGTGGGTGAGGG GCAGAGGTCCAGCTTCCTGCCTAGCTATATCATCGACGTGCGGGCCCTGGACGAAAAGCTACTCAACATCATCGACCTGCAGTTCCTGCACGGCTACTACGAGCCCACCCTGCTCATCTTGTTCGAGCCCAACCAGACCTGGCCCGG GCGTGTAGCTGTGCGGCAGGACACGTGCTCCATCGTGGCCATCTCACTGAACATCACACAGAAGGTGCACCCTGTCATCTGGTCCCTCACCAGCCTGCCCTTTGACTGCACCCAGGCTCTGGCCGTGCCCAAGCCCATAG GTGGGGTGGTGATCTTTGCCGTCAACTCGCTGTTGTACCTGAACCAGAGTGTCCCCCCGTATGGTGTGGCTCTCAACAGCCTCACCACAGGCACCACGGCTTTCCCACTGC GCACCCAGGAGGGTGTGCGGATCACCCTGGACTGTGCCCAGGCCACCTTCATCTCCTACGACAAGATGGTCATCTCCCTCAAGGGCGGCGAGAT CTACGTGCTGACCCTCATCACTGATGGCATGCGCAGTGTCCGAGCGTTCCACTTTGACAAGGCGGCCGCCAGCGTCCTCACCACCAGC ATGGTCACCATGGAGCCTGGGTACCTGTTCCTGGGTTCTCGCCTGGGCAACTCCCTCCTCCTCAAGTACACAGAGAAGCTACAGGAGCCCCCAGCCAGTGCCGTACGCGAGGCTGGAGACAAG GAAGAGCCTCCTTCAAAGAAGAAGCGTGTGGATGCCACGGCTGGTTGGTCAG CTGGGGGCAAGTCGGTGCCACAAGACGAGGTGGACGAGATCGAAGTCTATGGCAGCGAGGCCCAGTCAGGCACACAGCTGGCCACCTACTCATTTGAg GTGTGTGACAGCATCCTTAACATCGGACCCTGTGCCAATGCCGCCATGGGCGAGCCTGCCTTTCTCTCTGAAGAG TTTCAGAACAGCCCTGAACCAGACCTGGAGATTGTGGTTTGCTCCGGCCACGGCAAGAACGGGGCTCTGTCCGTGCTGCAG AAGAGCATCCGGCCCCAGGTGGTGACAACCTTTGAGCTTCCAGGCTGCTATGACATGTGGACGGTCATCGCTCCGGTGCGTAAGGAGGAG GAGGAGAATCCCAAGGGGGAGGGCACAGAGCAGGAACCCAGCACCCCTGAAGCAGATGATGACAGCCGCAGACACGGATTCCTGATTCTGAGCCGGGAAGACTCAACCATG ATCCTGCAGACGGGGCAGGAGATCATGGAGTTGGACACCAGCGGCTTTGCCACGCAGGGCCCCACAGTCTTTGCTGGGAACATTGGGGACAACCGCTACATCGTCCAAGTGTCACCGCTGGGCATCCGCCTACTGGAAGGAG TGAATCAGCTGCACTTCGTCCCTGTGGACCTGGGCGCCCCCATCGTGCAGTGTGCTGTGGCCGACCCCTATGTGGTCATCATGAGCGCCGAGGGCCACGTCACCATGTTTCTGCTGAAGAGCGACTCCTACGGCGGCCGCCACCACCGCCTGGCCCTGCACAAGCCCCCGCTGCACCAT CAGTCCAAGGTGATCACGCTGTGCCTGTACCGAGACCTCAGCGGTATGTTCACCACAGAGAGCCGTCTGGGCGGGGCCCGTGACGAGCTGGGGGGCCGCAGCGGCTCGGAGGCCGAGGGTCTGGGCTCAGAGACGAG CCCCACAGTCGATGATGAGGAGGAGATGCTGTATGGGGATTCTGGCTCCCTCTTCAGCCCCAGCAAGGAGGAGGTCCGAAGAAGCAGCCAGCCCCCTGCTGACCGGGACCCTGCACCCTTCCGGGCAGAGCCCACCCACTGGTGCCTGCTGGTGCGGGAGAATGGCACCATGGAG ATCTACCAACTTCCTGACTGGCGGCTGGTGTTCCTGGTGAAGAACTTCCCTGTGGGGCAGCGGGTCCTTGTGGACAGTTCCTTTGGACAGCCCACCACACAGGGCGAAGCCCGCAGGGAGGAAGCCACACGCCAGGGGGAGCTGCCCCTGGTCAAGGAGGTGCTGCTGGTTGCTCTGGGCAGCCGCCAGAGCAGGCCCTACCTGCTG GTGCATGTGGACCAGGAGCTGCTTATCTATGAGGCCTTTCCCCATGACTCTCAACTCAGCCAGGGCAATCTCAAAGTCCGCTTTAAGAAG GTCCCTCACAACATCAACTTCCGTGAGAAGAAGCCGAAGCCGtcgaaaaagaaagcagaaggtgGCAGCACGGAGGAGGGGGCTGGGGCACGGGGCCGCGTGGCACGTTTCCGCTACTTCGAGGACATTTATGGCTATTCAGGG GTATTCATCTGCGGCCCCTCCCCTCACTGGCTCCTGGTGACCGGCCGAGGGGCACTGCGGCTGCACCCCATGGGTATTGACGGCCCTGTCGACTCTTTTGCTCCATTTCACAACATCAACTGTCCCCGTGGCTTCCTGTACTTCAACAGACAG GGTGAGCTGAGGATCAGTGTCCTGCCTGCCTACCTGTCCTATGACGCCCCGTGGCCTGTCAGGAAGATCCCGCTGCGCTGCACAGCCCACTATGTGGCTTACCATGTGGAGTCCAAG GTGTATGCTGTGGCCACCAGCACCAACACGCCGTGCACCCGCATCCCACGCATGACTGGCGAGGaaaaggaatttgagaccatcgaGAGAG ATGAGCGGTATATCCACCCCCAGCAGGAGGCCTTCTCCATCCAGCTCATCTCCCCGGTTAGCTGGGAGGCCATTCCCAATGCCAG GATCGAGCTGCAGGAGTGGGAGCATGTGACCTGCATGAAGACAGTGTCGCTGCGCAGTGAGGAGACTGTGTCAGGCCTCAAAGGCTACGTGGCCGCTGGGACCTGCCTCATGCAAGGCGAGGAAGTCACATGCCGAGGGCGG ATCTTGATCATGGATGTAATTGAGGTGGTGCCTGAGCCCGGCCAGCCCTTGACCAAGAACAAGTTCAAAGTCCTTTATGAGAAGGAGCAGAAGGGGCCAGTGACTGCCCTGTGCCACTGCAACGGCCACCTGGTGTCAGCCATCGGCCAGAAG atttTCCTGTGGAGCCTGCGGGCCAGCGAGCTGACAGGCATGGCCTTCATCGACACACAGCTTTACATCCACCAGATGATCAGCGTCAAGAACTTCATCCTGGCAGCCGATGTCATGAAGAGCATCTCGCTCCTGCGCTACCAGGAAGAGAGCAAGACGCTGAGCCTTGTGTCACGG GATGCCAAGCCCCTGGAGGTGTACAGCGTGGACTTCATGGTGGACAACGCCCAGCTGGGTTTTCTGG TGTCTGACCGGGACCGCAACctcatggtgtacatgtacctgCCCGAAG CCACCCTGGACGGCGGCATCGGGCTGCTGCTACCCATGCAGGAGAAGACCTATCGGCGGCTGCTGATGCTGCAGAACGCGCTGACCACCATGTTGCCACACCATGCAGGCCTCAACCCCCGTGCCTTCCG GATGCTGCACGTGGACCGCCGCACACTCCAGAATGCCGTGCGCAATGTGCTGGATGGGGAGCTGCTCAACCGTTACCTGTACCTGAGCACCATGGAGCGCAGTGAGCTGGCCAAGAAGATTGGCACCACACCTGACATT ATCCTGGACGACTTGCTGGAGACAGACCGTGTCACTGCCCACTTCTAG